Genomic window (Nymphaea colorata isolate Beijing-Zhang1983 chromosome 1, ASM883128v2, whole genome shotgun sequence):
tagtgtTTTTGACGCTACATGATCTTCTTTTATTCTTACTTTTTCAAACTTGTCTTCCAttcgccttcttcttctctattgTCTTTCTCTTCACTTGCTTTTTCCTTGGTGTCATGACTAGAGTTTGTGGCCTATATCCTCTttgtggcgcatttgggaggaacGCAACAACCAGGTCTTCGGGGCGCATCCTGATGGTCAGATTCTATGGCACGCCTTATATAAGGGATGTCTAACTTGATATGATGCTATGGCACCATCTTTTGTTTGTTGCTAGGTGACTCTACCACTTTGTCTATCCACTTTCTACCCACCTTccttattatgttttattgtactgttgtcttgtatattttatttttctattttatttttgtgatttgTTCTTATATTTAAGGGACTGGAGTGCCATTTTGACTCTATGGGCACTCTATCTATTGTCATTCTTCAAATGTTCGATGGTCTTTCTGTTCAAAGTGGGTCTGTGTATCTTATAAATTTGCCACATTTTCAAAGGATGAGGAAACGATTTGCTGTAGCCACTAGATGCAGATCCAGCTCTAGATTTCAAGAGAGATCAGCTATTATAATTTATTATGCCAAGTGACACCAGTCCAAAAGAATCCGACACCTATGGCAATATAATAAACTGAACCTCTCTGATCgaatttgtcttttttgtttttttcaaagcTCTAACCAATCGAAATGAAACTCGCAGTCAGTAACTGCATAAATCCATCCCGTTCACCGAATGAGTTTCTTTTACAGTGCAGCTTTGGAGTGATTACATTGGTATTCATGTTTTACTCCAACATATTCAAATGCACATTTTTGAAGTATGAAAAGTCAACTTCATTTGTACATTTCGAGTGCTCAAGAAGGGAGATTTTACGTACAAGTCACTTTAATTAGTTTAGGAAACCTATGGTTGAAATGCAACAACTACAACTTTAGACGTACTTTTCTCTACCTTATTTCAAGTGTCTTAACTATGTAAAAGCGGGTTCATTTATATCTCAAATTGCCAatggattattttttttttttttttatagagaaaTGCGGTTGAAAGTATGGGAGAAAATACGACAAAGATTAGTGGGACAGTGAAGACAACGCTCATAAATGTGGGATCCAGATGTCTTTTGGTGAACCAGCAATGAGATTATTGAAggcagttttttaattttttcaatcaaGAAGTTTCAGAGGCCAATCTGTTCCCTGTGAGGACAAGAGTGAGGACAAGAGTGACTCCCACCAAGAAAACACATCATAAGAAACCATAATGGTAGAATTTAAACTTGATCCGCAGAATGATATTCGCTTTTTATTACCACCTGTGGTAGTCTTGGATGGTAAACCAAATCTTTACAAGTCTTAAACTCTACCTCTCAGGCGTTTGGCATAGCTGATCAAACCAATAACCAGTGAAAGTTCGATTTCCGTAGGCATCAATCCTCTCTGCAAGCCAATCCAGTCTTAAACCTTCAAGACAAGGTGGCAAGCCAATCCAGTCTTTGACCTTCAAGACAAGGTGGAGAAGAAGGGGAGCCTCAGCTTTTCGTTCCTCACCGGAACAAATCCTGAATTCTAAGTCAAAGAAGCCGATAACATGAAAAAACTTGGATGCCGTGCAACAAAAgatggtttttttattattattatagatGTATTTTCTACACGCCAAAAAATATCCTCACTGAATTTAGATGAAGTGGATTTTCAACTTTCCCTATCACAAACCTTTTTTATTCGACGTGATATTTCAGGTCAGGATAATCGTTccccccccccaaccccaaATCAATGGCTTTCAAGAAATATCGAACAGCCACAACCGGGTAATAGCCCGTGGACAAAATTCGGGTAAATGAACGCATTGAACACGGATAACATTTGATTGTTAAATACAATATATAACTTTataaagatgagagaaaaaaaatctcatacagaaaaaactttaaaaaatcttaaagtACTAATCTCACATAAGATATTGAGAAATTCACAGTTAAGAGATCACTTGGCTATACCTTTCCAGACAACCAAAATGTTTAAACACCTTCGTCATTTCTTTCATGCCACCCAGAAAGAGAGACTCCTCGGGATAGACCGGGGGTAAGCCCACTCCACACTGCCTGAACTGACTATTTGCGCTGCCCATCATTTGGCACATGGCacagcacagagagagagagagagagaagacataTATACTAATAACCGTACCATGccactttccttttccttttctgaaaaGAGATTAAAACCACTTACAAGTCTGGAAGAacccttttttcaaaaatgatggATATTAACCTCACGCCACTGCTTGGTAGTTGTCAGCAAGTGTGGCATACATCAGGAAAAATTCAGAAACATGATGTTCATATCTAAAATtaggctgagagagagagagagtgtgtgagaaagagagagagagagagagagagactacgACCATGTTCATCCATGTTAGACAGATCATAGGCATTCATGCAGCACCATGCAGGACTGCTAAAAAACAGGATAGTTTCTCGTCCTAGAGAGCTTAGACAAAGAATTGCCTTGCAGACTAGAGGCACCGTGTTGCCCAGGAAATACAAAATTATGATTTGCTATGTACTTATCTTAAACAACCAACGATTCTTTAACCAAAGCTATAAGACTCCCCACCCTTACAGGGTGCTGCAAATATTCGAAACGTTAGAAGCCATAACACACCGACGATCGGAAAATATTACACCACCGGAGAAATGGTCTTCGTACACTGGGTACCCTCTGAACCGTCCCAACCAAGCAGCATTATCATGCTGACACAATCCTACAAACCAAaagttcaaaattaaaaataaaataagctaAGGACAGAGAATGAGGGCTGCATGCTTCAAGTCAAGAAAACTAGCTAAATACTAAAATAACTCCATGAGCAGAAACACCTCCATTTCAACACATGCACAAAAATATCGATCCACGATATATATCAGTACACTAATTAGGGAACCGTAGTATCAGCACCACAAGCAAATCATGAGTCAAGAAAATAATTTCATAGAACCATCACGGAGATTGATATATGATAACCAAAAAAGCTCACCTGTTCGCCCTCACGTCTGGATtatctctcaaaccaagcttaGAAAGACAAAGGCAGTATGATTCCCAGTCCGTTCTCCGTAAGTATCTCAATagcttcttcctcctcccaacCATCGATTGGAGCCCTTTCCTAGAGTGTTTATCCTGCCATAAGAACAAATGCACACATCAAATGCTATTTGACTTGGTCATCAACATGACAAGATAGTAACTGTAAAGTGGCCAAAACAATAATTCCAATTTTAGAGTATGATCAGTTATTGCTGACTAAGAAAACTACACATTAAGACTGCCATGCAGTATCATATATCAGGAGATAAAATTGGTCATTGTTAGAGGGCATCTGCACAAGTCTCTCAACAATGCATGCTTATTGTCAAAGGACACAATCTCACGTAGGTGCAGGTGTCTTTGCATAAAGCACAACAGAAAACCACTATTACAAGAACATGGGTACAGAAAGGAAGGCATCATACATATACAATCgatgtatgcatgcatgtctTTGTTTCTGTACAAAGACATTACACAGGCAAGCATGAGTGGGTCATTCTCCATCCATCTGatgtatatatgcatgtcttcATTTCCGTACAAAGGCAGATATTGAAACAGGCATTAATGGGCCATTCCCCACCAAGTCTTGTTGAAAAATAGATCGGCCATACAATGCCAGAGGATGATACACTGCTTGAATAAAAAAGGCAGCTTGCAAGAAGATCTGACGTCCATTCTTTTTTGTTCACATGACTGaataaattttcaacaaaacaaaaatgtcCAATATGCATACCAAATGTCTGACACTTTCATGTTCAAGAAGAGCTGTTTCAACAAAAGCAATCAGCAAAGATAGGACCATCTGGATTGTCCATGTAACATATACTGTCCAAAGTGAAGGGCCTATATATGTCCTCCGTGCTGATTTAAGGCTTTAAAGATGCCTTTCCAGAATTAAGTAATTTCAAGGACATGTCAGACCAGATAAGCCTCAAGGCAACACCTATGAAACTGTTATTGCTATTCAAACATTCCATAGAACAGTGCACTTCTTTTGATCATTTGCCTTCCTAAGTCCTCTTCACTATTGAAATCATATTTGGGAAAACAAACTGCGAAAAGTGGACTAGAAGAAAGATCAGGAATTATTCCTAGGGTCATAGGTCCTTTGATGGCATTCTATGCCTTCCACCGCACATGCTTACAGAAGTGAAAAGTCTTGAAGTTGGACCAAGGCACCCTTGAGACAGAACCAGAAAAGAAGCACATAAGGTAATATTCATAAAGTAAATAACTAAACCTGCACAATCAGAACGGTGTAATGACTTCAGTGATCAAGACAAGCATAAAGTCAAGTCAATCAACTTATATTTACCTTTTTATGCAAAACGGATGATAAATGCTTAATCTTTGTCGTAAGCACTGCAACTGCAATAAATGAAGTTTTAGGAgcatcaaatatatatatatatatatatatatataaattgaaaaaaaaaaatcaaccacaCAACAATGACATTAGACATCATTCATAACACACGTCCCCCAGGCCCCAACCCAGCCCACCACCACCAAAACAAACGAGAATACAATCCATATCTATAATACATTGATTTTGGTGAACAAACAGATGCAATTTCATTATTTCAGAAGGCACATAGGAAAGCATCATCCTAGTAGTCAAAAGCATGCCTAGGCCCTAGCTGCTTACCTTATCAACTAGGCTGGCCCACCTAAGCCAAAATCTTTTTCCTCCTACTACCTTTTCTCatgctttttcttctcctcaatGAAAAGAAACCATTTGGTGCTGGATTTTGGAGGAAAACCCAGCAACAATGCAATGCTTGAAAGGAAAAAGGTCATCTGACTCATCATTGCCACCTGGTTTGAATCACTAGATcaacagaagaagaaatatGGTGTGGTGGGAACATCCTCACTTAATCTAACTGGtagcatatatatgtatatatatatatatatatatatatatatatatatatggatcaggtttggatggagaaatcctctGTCCTCTCACAGCATACCAGCCCATGCAATGCAGCACGTGACTGTGATTGGACAGAGCTCAAAatggccatatatatatatatatatatatatatatatatatatcagcagGCACACCCTAAATGGTCTCTAGAACTATGCAAGTTAAGCAAGATACTCTCCACCTATTGCAGTCGATTCGATTTAGTATCCATGCTGTCTGTAGTTGGTTCTCAAATCATTATGGACTATGAACTGTTCCTGCTTtaagaaattttggaaaaaatgatgaaaaagaatcTCTGGTTAACACCTTAATGTGATAAATGCAATTCTGCATTTTGAAATAGCATGTTTTTATCTTATCAAACAATATCATGCAAGCCAAACAAGACTACCTCAGATATCCAAAGTACGAATGTATTTTACCTAAAAAAGATTTGCCATGATATCATCCCAAAATAACTAATAATTTAGAGTCCTTAGCAAACAGAGGCATTCAGATATTCAAATGGAAATCCATGATAGTGTTGTACAATCTAGATGCTAAAGTAGATTTCAATATCTTACCTTGAACCCGTGAAGATCCACAATCTGATTCAGACATTTTAAACTCTTCCCTGACCTTCTGAAGCTCCAACTTGAGCTTCTCCGATGAAGACATGTTATCAGGATGGAAGTACtacaaagaagaaagacaaagaaatataAAGCATCATTGAGGAAGTATCCTGAccattggaaaaagaaatgcTGAAAGCATGCAATtaatataagaaatgaaaaatctcCGGGCATGTGGAAGGAGAAATTGTTGTCAATGAGAGAAGCATGCAGAGGGTAAACTAAAATAACAAACATCAAGATGCAACTTCTGGTCATAAAAGAGGTGCCTAAAAACATACAGAAAAAAGTAGATTGACCAATACTATTTCCAACCTTCTCTTAGGACTATAACGGAAGGTCTGATCTGATGGCAAGATATGAAATGTTTCCCTACTATCTCCACTGGCTACTGCTGAATATGCCTGAACAATTAAACTAGTTACCTCATTTTTAACCAAGACTTTGGATTTCTGAAGACAGTCACAAGTTGCATTTGAGCTCATCATTTTGGAACAAATATGGATTTTATTCACAACCTGGATACAACTCTGGCCAGGACCTCACAATGAGCAACAAACACACACGTTCCTTACCATAGACACTTCCCGGTCCTATGTCTGGTAAAAGAGATCAAACCTATCCAAAGTCCAGGAAGCATATTGCATGGAAACTAGATGTTCACTTAAAAAGGTGGAGTACATACTGAAGAAGACTTCACTCTTAACCCTAGTAGATTCATGTCCAttctgtcttttcttttcttaatccACCTTGACAAAGAGAACAAGTTGGCTTATGAAAAAGGCAAGctcaagaaaattttggctgcCCTCTTGAAGTATGTTATGCAAATTTACCCGTTCAGCTTCAACCAATTTATTAGATACTAATCATATATGTTTTAGCTTAAGATAAAAGCTAAGCTTCTTCACAACTACTTCGGAAAAAGTCAGGTTTTTAAGAATCTCTTCTACTCTATTATAAAGAAATCACAGAAAAAATTATGCATAATACGATTTGAACCCAAACATCCAACTGATTCATTGGAGGctccaaaatattttgatatgCATGATTGAAAAAAGAAGGTATCTGCCcaagaaaaatgtaaataaatcATCAACTGGAGaataagataaaaacagaattcTAGAAGCAGGTAAGTTTGCTTGATAAGTGACCTTTTCAACTAGATCATCTTTAGGGGGTGAAAGCATATAGCTAGGAGTCACTTGCCCACCCAACTGACCCAATAATGCCAGTCTCTGCACTACAAACAATAAAAGTAAGATAAGGGAAGGAACTGCATATATATCCCCTATAAATTGATTTAGCCTGACAAGTCAAAACAACTATGTGGATGTgcacatgctctctctctctctctctctctctcacacacacacacacacacaggatTGTCGACAGCAGAGATCCAAAATGAGGTGACTGTGTGCACAGAGATTCTAAAAAACCAAGCCAACAACACATGAAGCATACAACAAACTACAAATCTAGACCCACAGTCAGCTGACTGTGGGATGTACAGGGAGATTCTAGAAATCAAGCCAGCcagaatttgaaaaacaaataagacCTCAATGCCATTGATCCATGGATTTACCAGTTCTGAAGTAATTTGGCCTCCGTTTTCAGCAGcttacattttcctttcttttttttcaacaaaggaGAAGGAAATAGTGAATATTGGGTTATTGAACACCTAGAATTTGCACGTATGACGGGCCAAGGGCATGGTGACAAAATGTCCTTTCCTCATAAATAATCtcaaaaacatgatattttgaaaagaaaccaTTTTCACAAGATATGTATTTTATATGCATAACTGACGGACTACTTTTCAAACGATTAATAGCTGCAATTTTGTCGAATTTCATGCAACAAATGTGAGAAAATCTACGACATCCATCCACGATGGCAATTGCAATGTAGTTGCTTAACCAAAATTCCTTTTGAGGTGACATGCTAAAACTGAAAGAATTCTGGCAACTGTAAATCGAATTTGCAATAATTTGATTGAATATTTCCTTCAAGAAAGAACTCATTACGGAAGAGCACCTAAAGAAGAAAGACTTCTGCAGGACGTTCGACTAAAGATACTCATATTCAGCATCATTAATCAATTTTACATacttgaaaaacaaagagaaccCACCAACACGCAGTTAAATGAATTGAATCGAAAAAACTCGGCAGTAAAAGAGTGAAAACGGAAAATTGATACACATACTCGAAGTCTTCGCTGCTTCGGCATGTTGAGACGTGCGCAATTGCAACAAGCTATCCCGTAGATCAGCATAGGACACCGCATCAGTCCTCGATTGcgtctccttctcctccatctccctcAACCTCCTAAGCCTGTCATTGAGCTCGACAAGCGAGAACCCACTCCTACCCTTCAATTTCACCTCTGGCCGGAGCATCCTCAGCTTCTCCCCCAGTTGCCCGTAGGTATACATCTTGACGAACTCCGTCCTCCGCGACTCCGACGCCGCAGCTTTCTCCCCCAACTCCTTGCCGAAGATCGACGGCGGAAGTGTCTCCGGCACCCGCCGAATCCTCATTTTCGTGCCCAGGGGCTGTTCTCCCGCCTGCGGCTTCAAGCTATCCCTAAACGCTCGAAGAGAGAGCGGCTGCTCCGGCGCCTCCTTAGCTCGCTCCTTATCAGACATGCGGATCTGCTGGAGGCTCTCGCGGATCGCGTCGAGCGTCAGCCTCGCTGGCTTCTGCTCGTCACCCGGCCCCTCCCCTCCTGCCTTCTTCCCCATGACGCTGCTCCTGTAAAGCTCCTGGAATGACAAAGGCGGCTTCTTCTCGTCTCCCGCATTGCCCTTAGGAGGAGGCGGTGCTGAACGCCGCCGGAATTCGGCGAGGTTCTGGCGGATCTCATCCAAAGAGGCGATCCTGGAAGGCCGCCGTGAGAACAAGAAATCCGGAGGCTCGACAGGAGATGAGGAAGACGCTATGGGTTCGCGAGGAGGGGATGGCCGGCGGAGGCGCGACTTGACGTCGTCAAAAAGCGACGACGACGATGGCAACTGAGACGAGTGTTGTTTGGTGGAGCTGTCCGACTGCCCACCACCTTCTCCTCCCGCACCATTGCCGTCGTTAGGAtcggaggaggaagaggaaaggcGGCGGAGGAGGAAAAGCTGGTGCAGCTCCGGGTCGGAAACCGAGCCCACCCTACATTTCCATTTGAGTCTGTGGAGAAGCGCCATGAAAGCTAAAACCCTCACTCCCCGAGAAAACGATGCTAGGGCATCATGAAAATTTATCGCAGAATAGACGAAGCCGCTTCCCGCTTCCCGTTTCCCGCTAAATGGGTCCACAAACCCGAGTACTTCCTACCTGGAATTAAATAAAATTCTTATCTTAAACCCTAATTAGTCCATACCATTTAGGCATGTAACTTACATAGCATACATCGTGTAATATACTATCTATCATATGCATATacttaaaattatattttctcaTGACTTGCATCTATCATATATATCTTGCATAATTCATGTCATTGGGTTACATAGAATGTGTATTCTAACCGGTATCTTATATTGTGTGGTTcgatttttttatgtgtttagCATAATTAGAGTTAGAGAAACAGTGTCTATTATCTGCTTGATTAAGTATGGACATGCTTATATTATATTCATAATACAAAGTATGGACATGTTTATCGTCAATTTTCTGTTCAACTTTCTGAACTAAAGAGTTTATATTTCTTAAACTTAAATGATTTTCAagttctgtaaaaaaaaaaaaaaaaaaaaagaaaaaagttgctTTCTATGTTGCGGTAGTAGTTTTTCAAATAGTCtacttttataaaatttggaCATGGTTTGCCCTTAAGGTTACAATAagattgtgtttgtttcaccgcaTATTTGAAGTCTGTAGTGATCTGAGATCTTTCCgatctcaaattcatggatttaaggtcaaaCTTCCTCCTCTCTTCAGTTCAACCTTGAATTCATAGTTTTTGACATTAGCAAGGATTTAAAATCAATTCTAGATCTCCCAAAACTCACTTTTTGCTACAGCTTCGGATCTAAGGTCTAAGGTTACCAAACTCAACCAAAATGTCCAAAGATCTATATTGTACAATACAACTAAtggtattttaatcattttctatAGGTTTTTACCCGTTCATGTCGTGTAGAACAGAATGGTACCTCTCTGCTTATAGTGTTTTAAGTCTAGTTTAGGgttcaattttaattttatattatagTTTTATTTGTACATTAATTAGTTTATGTGTCATGTATTTTCATTAAATGATATTGCCCAAAATTATATTCCTCACTCAAGGTCAGCTGATTTTTCATTGGTAACATTGGTATGATTCCATTCCacgaaaaaattattttttattataaaaaattgatCTAAGCAGAGCAAGGCCTTTGACTCGGTCTCTTGGTCGCTTGATGAATTCACGGATGGAAAAGATCATTTCACCTGTGACAGGAAGCTGACTTCCTTTTTTTCACGGTTCAAATCTTTCTTCCAATTCTGACTTTCTTTTTAAGTATGATTATGAAGGGCACCGGTGTAGAGCGTCAAATTGTTAGGCAATTGacttgaaaaacaagaaagtcgtttccaacttttcttttgttttaagaaaatatattttttttttctattaaggGTACAACAAATCTTTTAAGTGTCAAAATGATATGTTATTTTACAGATGCAAGCAGTTAGTTGTAATTTTTTAGACTTTAGGTGGTTTTCCATAAATAAAAACGCAAACAGTTGAATAACTAGCTATTTGTAAATTTCTCTATTCATTTTATTTCCAAGTCCAATCAAGGTGCCTATTCATTCATGCTcgcttcccttcccttcttctctctttcttgggagagagagatgtgaaCTGATTGACGGCTGCCTCACTCGTTCACACACAGAGACATGACGGGGAGTCCTTGACTGGGCTTACCAATGTCACTCTCCTTCCCAGAAACGACGCCAAACAGTGGGAAGAAGTTCAAACACGTAGGTAGGAGTTCATCTCATTCTATTCTATGCACAACCAGACAAAGTTCACCCAATTACGTTCCACCAGACGCATCGTCTTCCCTGAAGCTTCTTGGATCCTACCAAGCTGTTCTTGTTGTTGCGTGTAAGAGAAGATGCACAGACTTTTGATCCGCAAACATTTTACAAAAACTCTTACCATCTTCTCAAGGGAAACCATCCTCAGGTAAATACTTTAATACTTGAAGGAGCACTAATATATATTAGATAAGCAAATATTTAAAGCCACTTACATGAAAATAATGAACACTTGGTGTGGACAACTGCGCGTACAAAAATTATTCTTAACTAGTTTTTGAAACTGATTGGTTGGTTTGTGTATTTGGGTGACAAGACCAAAACGGAGTTTTGTGTGAACAGACATGGTTAGGTAGGCAGGTTATTCCAactcttttcaaaatattgttttgtcaaaaattttgatggctGGACTAATGAAACatggagctcgactcggcaTGAGCTCGAAAATAGCTTGACGgaagcaactcgagctcgactttgcAGTCATgtgctgagctcgagctcgactcgattaacgttcgacaaactcatttgaatagaatcgatattcatcgttacgtgttgagctcgagctcgatccattaaggctcaacaaagtAGCAAACTTGTTTGGATACATCGGCGCGATAAACTCAATTagggctcgagctcgacttggcaggtgcgtgttgagctcgaactcaactcgattatttgaacaagtcgactcatgaactcgagttcgactcgtcAAGCAAATGTCTCCGCTCAAACTCGTTCACGatccgagctttaacgagtgaGCGAGAGTAGCTGTTCACCCATAGACTTAGCTAGCGGTCTATGTGAAATTAAGCGACACTGCTTCTTGTGGATGTTGAGATTTAATTGCATGATCAAATCAATAACATCAATTTGTTATTGTAATAATCATACAACAACCTGACGTATGAGAATCAGAGACTTAGTCAAATAGTGTTCTTGTTCAAACACGAATTCTCTTCTTTCTCGACTATTAATTTCATAGCCTCATGGGCCCTGAGAGTATAAAGGCTGTATCGGCCCTCTTCTTAATtcggttatatatatatatatatataagagattaGAAGGCGTGAACTCCCATTTAATTAAAGGAAATGGTAACAGCCAGCA
Coding sequences:
- the LOC116258586 gene encoding uncharacterized protein LOC116258586, with amino-acid sequence MALLHRLKWKCRVGSVSDPELHQLFLLRRLSSSSSDPNDGNGAGGEGGGQSDSSTKQHSSQLPSSSSLFDDVKSRLRRPSPPREPIASSSSPVEPPDFLFSRRPSRIASLDEIRQNLAEFRRRSAPPPPKGNAGDEKKPPLSFQELYRSSVMGKKAGGEGPGDEQKPARLTLDAIRESLQQIRMSDKERAKEAPEQPLSLRAFRDSLKPQAGEQPLGTKMRIRRVPETLPPSIFGKELGEKAAASESRRTEFVKMYTYGQLGEKLRMLRPEVKLKGRSGFSLVELNDRLRRLREMEEKETQSRTDAVSYADLRDSLLQLRTSQHAEAAKTSMQRLALLGQLGGQVTPSYMLSPPKDDLVEKYFHPDNMSSSEKLKLELQKVREEFKMSESDCGSSRVQVAVLTTKIKHLSSVLHKKDKHSRKGLQSMVGRRKKLLRYLRRTDWESYCLCLSKLGLRDNPDVRANRIVSA